One segment of Tamandua tetradactyla isolate mTamTet1 chromosome 13, mTamTet1.pri, whole genome shotgun sequence DNA contains the following:
- the LOC143653828 gene encoding testis-specific Y-encoded-like protein 1: MAETRDGSLEAGALLSPQPREERGFPRDPAGCGPTPHIGVHGGCGLIETKARREETPPPTEGLEAASAVATESGLKNGLEDGESRGPDGEKTLETRGEEWSGSEEMTGPTAQEVKKEKCAIFSVALKVEERADAVEKLEDGAADEEMEMGEKPAGEEMEVVEENRAVEEVKEEAGPRRLNLRLRMNPLEAIQEELDTVNAQADRAFLQLEQKFGRMRRHYLERRNYIIQNIPGFWATAFRNHPQLSPMIRRQDAEMLRYITNLEVKELRHPRMGCKFKFFFRRNPYFRNKLIVKEYEVRSSGQMISLSTPIIWRRGHEPQSFIRRDQDIICSFFTWFSDHSLPESDRIAEIIKEDLWPNPLQYYLLREGVRRARRRPVREPVEIPRPFGFQSG, encoded by the coding sequence ATGGCGGAGACGCGAGATGGTAGCTTGGAGGCCGGCGCGCTTCTATCGCCCCAGCCTCGCGAGGAGAGGGGCTTTCCCCGGGATCCCGCGGGCTGCGGTCCTACTCCCCACATCGGGGTGCACGGGGGTTGCGGTCTCATAGAGACCAAAGCCCGGCGGGAAGAGACTCCGCCTCCCACGGAGGGCCTGGAAGCAGCTTCTGCTGTGGCAACTGAGAGCGGCCTGAAAAATGGCCTTGAGGACGGAGAGTCGCGCGGCCCTGATGGGGAGAAGACCCTAGAAACCCGTGGCGAAGAGTGGTCGGGGTCTGAGGAGATGACTGGGCCCACGGCCCAGGAAGTTAAGAAAGAAAAGTGCGCCATCTTCTCAGTCGCCCTGAAGGTGGAGGAGAGGGCTGACGCGGTAGAGAAGTTGGAGGACGGAGCAGCGGACGAGGAGATGGAGATGGGGGAGAAACCAGCAGGTGAAGAAATGGAAGTGGTGGAGGAAAATAGAGCGGTAGAGGAGGTGAAAGAGGAGGCGGGGCCTCGCCGCCTGAACCTGCGTCTTCGCATGAACCCCCTGGAGGCCATCCAGGAGGAACTGGACACTGTGAATGCCCAGGCTGACAGGGCCTTCCTCCAGCTGGAGCAGAAGTTTGGGCGAATGCGTCGACACTACCTGGAGCGGAGGAACTACATCATTCAGAATATTCCTGGCTTCTGGGCCACTGCCTTTCGGAACCACCCCCAGCTGTCCCCCATGATTCGGCGCCAAGATGCAGAGATGTTAAGGTACATAACCAATTTGGAGGTGAAGGAGCTCAGACACCCGAGGATGGGCTGCAAATTCAAGTTCTTCTTTCGAAGAAACCCGTACTTCAGAAACAAGCTGATCGTCAAGGAGTATGAGGTTAGATCCTCCGGCCAAATGATATCTCTTTCCACTCCGATTATATGGCGCAGGGGCCATGAACCCCAGTCCTTCATTCGCAGGGACCAAGACATCATCTGCAGCTTCTTCACCTGGTTTTCAGACCACAGCCTTCCAGAGTCTGACAGGATTGCTGAGATTATCAAAGAGGACCTGTGGCCAAATCCACTGCAATACTACCTGTTGCGTGAAGGCGTACGGAGAGCCAGACGTCGCCCAGTAAGGGAACCAGTGGAGATTCCCAGGCCCTTTGGGTTCCAGTCTGGTTAA